Genomic DNA from Heteronotia binoei isolate CCM8104 ecotype False Entrance Well chromosome 8, APGP_CSIRO_Hbin_v1, whole genome shotgun sequence:
TGTTTCTACCCGTAACAACTTAATGAGGTTGGTCAGACTGAGAAATTGGCCTAAGCACAACTGATCAGCTTTGTAGGGATTGAATCCATGTCTCCCAAGTCCTAGTCATACACTTTAATTGCTATACTAGGAGTGGCCATACctacttaatataagagccacatagaataaatgttagatgtctgagagctgcaagacaggaaggtaggaagggagggagaagggagggaggaaagcaaatagatggggagggggggagagggggaaagaaagcaactttaactttaaatgcattctccaaactgccaactggcttggcatggagaagtgatttaaagacagaaatgccttttccatgtTGGCCaactgggtggtggtggggacttccaagagccacacagtatctgtgaaagagctacatgtggctccgaagccacagtttggccatccctacaCTATAACAAAAGAGTAACTTTGAAGTTAAGCTAGTCTGAATCTCATCAGTGTCTGAATGGGTGACCTCCTGAGAACCTGATGCAGGCCTCTTTGGGCTCCATGATGGAAGAAAAGTAGGATGTCTACTCCAGCAGTAGACACTGTCTGCCCCAGCAGATCTCCAAGGTCACAGAGAAGGTGTCCCTTGCCCTCTATCTAATATCCCTCCAGTGAAGATCCTGGGGACTGCACCAGGGCCCTTCTGCAAGCAAATCACATTCTCCAATATCAAGCTAAGGGCCTCTCCTACAACATCACCCCTCTCTGGCCCAAGTTGTCAGACATTATAGCAAGTATGGAGGAACAGAAGCTGTAGGGCCAGTGGGCAGCTCAAGTGATACTGGCAGTGCATTCTAACAGGGGAAGCTAATTTGCTGTCTTCTTCCTCAAAGAAGCCTTAGTAACAGACCAGTGATCTGTTGGCTAGAAAGGATTTTACCAGGCCAATGAGAGCCAATTCTGTTAGATACAGAGGAACTGCAGAGGGGAAGAGCAAGGAAGAAATGGTTACGACATTATTTTCCCACCATAAAGACATCACCTTTGGGACAGCAGACTGAAAGATGATATTCTTAATGGGCAAGGGGGCTGTACTGAGCATGGAGATGACCACCACCAGCATATCAGGCCGGTCTGGCAGAGAGTCCTTGGCGAAGTGGAAGAGGACACGGAAACCATGTTGATCATATACAGTCACTGGGAGGATATTGCCTGGAGCAAAGACATGTCAGGATTGAGCACAGAACAAAGAGAGGGATTAAATCACTTTGTGGCTAAATACCAACACACTGGGCATTCTACCTCAAATGCACAGGGAaggtgtaaagaaaaaaaaaaagcaaagcaatAGAAATAAGCCATTACAATTCAAATAGCAAAGCACATTTAAATAAGCCCTTCCCTTTTACTAGTCTATCCTTGGCCCCCCCAAAGACAGGCTCAATACAAATGTCTTCCAACAAGTGCCAAAGACTTCATGATTGAAGAAGCCAGTTTCCAAGGGCAGGCAGACTGACAGCCACAACAGCCAGTAAGGTAGCTGCTCTGTGTAGCCTCTGTGTTTGTACTTTGTGAACACAAATTATGCTGTTGAGAATGTGTTCTCAGCAGACTTCTGACTGATGGGATGTGGTGGGCTATTCCTCCCCCCGGTCCACTACAGAGCTGATCAGGCTACTGAGTCCAACACCTTGCTGTGAGCTAGGGCCATCAATCCACCATGGCTGctccattcccacccaccccacaagcAGAGGGGCGATCCTTTTAGTGCACGTCTTAagcaactgagccaagccacaTGATGCAGGTTAAGGCTATTGTCCAACTCACTTGGTTTGATAGACTCCAGAGGCACAGTGACATTTGACAGAGAGATTTCTGGAGGTGCTTTTGAAGCAGGAAGGCCAGTTGTGGGAAGTGCAGCTGTGGAAGGTGCAGGAGGCGCTTGAGAGACCACAATGGGTGCTGGTTGCTCTGAAGGCAGGGGCAGGGGGACAGGAAAGTTTGCAGAGAGACTCTGGAAATGGGGTGGGGTGCTGTTGGTGGTCACAGACGGGCTGGAGCCACTCTTGTTTTGGAGGTCACGCAACGTTAACCGAGGTAGCGGCTGCTTCTCCCTGCAAAGCGGACAAGAgacacaggctgttgcaacaaGAGGCATGTGACTTACCTGCACTCCACCTGGAAGTTAGCTCCTGCCTGAAGTCACTCCTGGCCCTTCCCCACCTTGCTTCCTACCATCTGACTTGCTGAGACTCTGGTGGAAGGGACTGCTGCAACAGAGTCTTGCCCAAAAGGTCCAGGTCATCCAGgccactggtggtggtgggaggcaCTGCAGTGCGGAGTCCAGCATCAGCTTTCCCCACTGGGAGCGAAGGAGGGCCGAGCTCAGGGCTGTCAGATGACTGTGGcgagaacagaagaaaagcaaagcaaaagaaTGACAATCAAACCAGCAGGCATTTGCAACTGGTTATTAGTTATTCTGCTCTCAGCCTAAcacacctcacaaggttgctgccAGGATAAACACGGAGAAGGAAAGAATGTTGTAAACCATTTTGGTCCCCATtgtggggaaaggtggggtataaatgaaataaataaaatcaatatgaAAAGGCATTATTTGGGAAGAAACAATTTTATACCTTCACAACAGGACTACCGCCATATCTGGATATTGAGTTAAATGTTATAATATCGAACACACTGAACTCTTTTATGATTAATCATCAAACACATTATAGCATATTAACTGTTGCCAAAATTGTTCATATTTAAAGAATAAACATATGCTTGCAAATATGTTGCACATGTCTACAGTATACACAAGGAATATATTTTGAGGGAGTAAAACTCTGTCTCTTTCCCCGCCTCATATCCTTCTGTGCTGCTTTTTCTCTGGGGCTTTTACATCTCTGGTTCCCTCTCTTTCCCAAGGAGGCCAATCCATCCTGACCTGTGAGGGTTGCAGAGCCATATGAActagttacactcttctaagcccactgacttaagtggacttggaagggtgtaactctttttaggatggccCTGTTAGAAAGCTTAGCTCCACATCTGGTGAAGTAGCTTGTCTAAGAGGACGCTTTTAGGGAAAGAGGGAGCCTCAAGTTGCCCAGGTCCTTCTGTTTCTTACTCCATGGAAGCAGGAGTTCCCTCTCCTCTCACAAAGATCATGGAGGAAAAAGGGTTTATTTTACCTGCAACGAAGCTTCTTCTCTGGCTCTGGTCTGACTGAGGCTCCATTCCTCCCCCTTTTCCCCAAGAGAAGATCCACCAACCTGGAGTTTAAGAAGATGTTGAGGACAACCTCACAGTTTCAGGATTTCTGATATACAGGTCACATCAATGTGGAAACGGCATGCAACCAAGATGCAAGACCAGCAAAGTGAATGATCATATgtgtgggcaatgttccctctaagctgtggagtcttgtgagcagaaattctactttgtgagctactaacactaaagttgtgagctagtagcattaaagatgtgagctactgcataaattagtttgctctggggccattttttgtgagctaagtcaaaaacgtgtgagccagaggcaaaaaaactgtgcgctagctcacactaactcagtttagagggaacagtgtgtggggggtgtgtgtatgtgtgtttgttccATGTATGTGTGATGGGGAAATGCGGCCAGCCAGTTCATGTACATAGAgcaatacacacatacacagtcaTCTAATGTGAGTATTGCAGAACACATTCACCAGAGTTGAAAGTTAATCCAGTTGGGCTCAGGCCTCAGTTCTTACCATCATCCCTACATAACACAAGCTTTGCAAAGTCCAGTGCCTCAGCACTTTCCCTTAGACTAAAATCTTTTAGGCTGGTGTTTTTCAACCAAGAGCATCCTCACAGTTTCCCCATAACCAAGTTGCTTACCTGGAAACTGTTCCAACCACCATTATCTGGACCCTGGGCTGACGGTGGTGCTGGGTCGTTAAGCCCTGGAGAGGAGAATGGAAAGAGCAGACATGAGAAAGGAAGTCCCACGATGCCAGGCATGAGGACTCTGAACATCCTCTGCCCAAGCTGAACTGCCACTCACAACTCCACAAGACTGGAAAGAACGGCAAAGAGAGATGCCCCCCCAACCTCCTCTTTGTTCTCGTTCTAATGAGAATGGCGTTCAGGATCTATCATGCTGCTGTTGGGGCAAAGTTAAATCCCTGGGCTTGTTCAACGGGTTCTTGGGTATGAATTTTTAAGATTTTATTGTTCCATCTTTAGCTTACCGTTCTTCTAAAGAGCATGGCATAGCAACCGCTGCTACCCTGCccctttatcttcacaacaaccctgtgagataggttaggttgaaagagaatgactggcccaaggtcacccagcaagtctcAGGACTTGACACAAACCCTGAAGAGATGTCTTCCTGAACTAAGTCACAGTAGGCAAAAGAGCCTACATCTCGGACAGGTGCATCCTTCTGGGACATGTATTCCCAAGATGCCCAAATATATAAACAAAGATGCAACTATCCATTTATACACGTATATGTACTAAAGGTGTGAGAGGAAAATAACATCCTTTACATGTTCTGGCAGATTCCAAAAGGCTGGATGGTTCATGCGTATTTGTGGTGTGTGGTCTTGTGTGCACGCTCCAGGTCTCGAGTCCAAAGCTAATTTAGCTTTTCTGCTCCGTGCACACCCACAACCTCAGTTCTTTAACAGGAAACATCCACTAAAATAGATTTCTGCTCAGTATCTTAGCACATGAGGGAAGCAAGCCCCCACTGAGAACATACTTCACAATGCTCcctctatttcccccccccccacactgattgGAGCAATTCACATCCtaagcagaatataactgctgcaatcttaaaatgggcaatgggcagtgcaagaccctgcatgGCTCTAGATTGCTGTTGAGCGGAGCTTCCTGTGTTAATTAGTGGCCTCATGCACACTGCTTAGAGGGGAGAGTGGTTCACATACTTGGAGCTGAGAAGCACTGAGACAGAATTAAAATCCACTGGTGCACGGCCACTCAAGAACAGAATCTACAGAGGCTTGCAAATAGCTACTTTTCCTTTAAACAGCTGCTCTTTTCATAAGCAGACAGACGCAGGGGACGCTCATATTTTATACTTTTTATAGAAATGCCTTGTTTTGATGTTAATTTAAGATACAAGTTATTTGCACACATATAAGCAAAAGAACATACATAGTAACACACAAATTTGACTCACAAACAGGGTTGCCGCATCTGAAATTCCCAAAAGGATTCAGAGCTGTATAGGCCTGACATGAGTACTACCCACAGTGCAATCCTCTGGAGACTTGCTCCCTTCTACAGTCAAGGGGCTTAGCAGGGTGCAACTATGCTTAAGACTACCCTGCAAGTCACAAAGTGCGTTTTTCCTGACTCTGAAAAAAAATATACCAGAACCTGCCCCAAATGCTCATCAAGAAGACAAGAGACCTCTTCCTGACATTACAAAACCAGCAGGATAGCTACGCTTCATGACAATGGTGGCCCTTCTACTTGCCCTGCACCATTCCACACGTTGCTTTCACGTTAACCACTTTCCATTCTACACTAACTTCAAAACATTGTCCCGGACTCACCTAAGGACATGAGTTCATCATCTAGCAAGGATGCAGAGCTGGACTGCTCTGGCACAGGTGCTATGGAGCCACCTGAGAAAGTTGGTATGGCTGGGTAGGAGGGGGCAGCGGATGGCATGTCCAATCCTGAGAGGTCCAGAAGTGCAGAAGTGCTGCCTGTGTGAAGAAACACAACCTATAGTCAAGAGGAACTGATGAGGAAGAAAACCATACCACTAAGCAATCATTCCAGTATGCTTGTGGCAGTATCCCACATTATTGCTCTGACTGATCAAACCCTCGATTTTCTGTAGAATGCCCAACCTCTTACTTTTCGGGTTCACCTTTCAGAAAGGGCCAAGTGCCCCTCAGCCTCTGTCCCCCAGCAGCCTCACCTCGGAGGGAGCCACCCACAGCCTCGCCATTTATCTCCTCTCCTTTCACAATCTGCTTGTACAGGTTGATCACTTGTGTGAGGTTGTCATTGGCTTGCAAAATTTCCGCTGTAAAAAAAAAGGACAACAACATTGCAAGGGAAAGTGTGATTAATTTGCAATTGCCTGGTTGAAATTGTTGTACTATTCCGTTGTTCaatttgggcttttttttttaaaggaataccAGTGTAGATAAAGAGACTTTAAGGCAATGTGGGATTTAGGCTAGTGTATGCATGAATGCCCTGcacagaaactcctggagatcttccCTCAAAACAAAGTTCTATCCAGGAGAGTCACTTGTTCTGGACAATATAAAGCTGTGCATGCTGCAAATAGGATTTGGGGGAGAACAGGGAAATTTGTCAGAACTGAGAGAAAATTGATAACTATGGGAGATCAAGTCCCATTCCTATTTTAATCCTGACAATCACAGTTACAGTGTGCCACAAAGGAACATGAAAGAGCTAGTAGTTTCTCTAGACTGTATCTACAAGCATCCAAAAACATGATGCATACAACCCTGGGGAAGAGCCAGAGGCTAAGCTGTCTGGCTGCACTTACCTAGAGCCTCATCATTGTCCTCTGTGTCACTGGCAAGCCGGAAAAGCATGGGTCTCATGCGCTCACAACGCTGGTACAGCTCCTGTCGGAGAAATTCAGTATTACAATGCTTACCCTGGACATTACAGCAAGTAAAAAGAACATAATGTTAATTACTGCCTGAATACAGTATTGCAGTTATGTGTATTTGATGTGAACGCAATTTATGATGTAAATCAAATGAaagcaattaaaaagaaaaaagggggaggaagacAATGTGGACCATAATGGTACTCAAATGAACCTGCTGAGAATTAACACAGACAAAGCAAGTAGAAATAGAACATAAgacagcatctggatcaaggtgggtcagtgctgctgatacttcttgatctgtcagcagcatttgacacagtcgattacgaccttatgacccaccgcctcgccattGCCAGAgtttgggggttggccttacaatggttttcctcctttctcctgggatGGGGActaagggtggtgcttggcaagcagacttcCTTGCGGCATCCACTTGTATGTGGATTGCTGCcgggagccattctctcgccaatattatttaacaacTATATGTGtccccttacccagattgcccgaggttttgggctgggttgccaccagtatgctgatgacacccagctctatctgttaatgggtGGCCGGCCTGTCGccgcccctgaccagttgtccgaggcattgggagccattGCTGGGTGGTTaaaacagagccggctgaagctgaatccagctaagacggaggtcctgtatctgagtcggggtggggtgggtatgggcatccaactccgctttggacggtgccacactggtgccagcccaaaaggtgaggatcttgggagtgaccttggatgcctccctttccatggagacccagatcacgatggttgccagatctgccttttgttatcgtcagcagatcaggcagctagcattATAtatatccccccaggacctggctacagtgatccatgcaatggtcacttccagactagactactgtaacttgctctgtgctggcttacccttgagactgaattggaaactgcagcgggtgcagaatgcagtggcttacctgctgactgcaccacctttacgggtgggcattcgaCTGgtgctccgcagtctgcactggctgcccatcgagcaccggatccgcttcaaggttctagtgcttaCATTTAAAGctttacgcggcctgggaccaacatacctgtgagaCCGTCTCTTTCCaaatatgcccaggaggtcgttatgtttggcctcccaacatctgttggttgtctccggcccaagagacgcctgcctcacctcaactagggccaggtccttttcagtcctggccccaacctggtggaatcagctccctattgagatccgagccctacctggcttattagccttccatagggcctgtaaaacggagctgttccgcaaggcttttagctgaggttgcgggcgtctattcttgatctggttggcctccctggccaacgctgtcatctgtgctaggaactggaataatatctgccatccctatgagatatcatgatgtgagatggctaggctgggcaatatgtgatgtcatggtaatctgagtgctgttgagttgtctgttttaaaatgcttttattgtattttgttgttttattatatgctgtactccgccctgagccctatggggaatgggcgaaatagaaattcactaaaataaataaataaataaatataccttATACAGAGTCAGGTCACTGGTCCATCTAACAAAGTATAGCCCATCTAACTCCAACTGATGACTCCTCCCCAAGGTCTGAGGTGCATGTCCTGCTACCAGGGCCCTTTAAACTAGAAATGGCagtgactgaacctgggaccttatgcatgCAAAGCATGAAATTTAGCTCTGATCAACAGGTCCTTCCAAAATATGTGCTGAACTGAAGAGGAATTTCAAACATCAGTACTGCAGAGTGAGTAGTAAATGAAGCTGTACTTCCAGAGACAATTTGTAGTACAAGTTGCACACGTAAACAGTGGTAAAATTGCTAAGTATAGGTACTATATTTATGGTCATAGGTCATTGTGTGACTGTAATCTGGCAGCAAGTTACACATCTGTCTCATATCAGAGTGCTTAGCAGGTAGATATGTTCTTGGTTCCTTCAGCTCAGCAGCTTTGTAGTCTCAGAGGTGTAAGGGAGCTTTCAACTAGACAACTAAGCATAAACTGGATTCT
This window encodes:
- the GGA1 gene encoding ADP-ribosylation factor-binding protein GGA1 isoform X1; translation: MEAETLESRINKATNPLNKDLEWDSINAFCDQLNKELEGPPLATRLLAHKIQSPQEWEAIQALTVLEACMKNCGKRFHNEVGKFRFLNELIKVVSPKYLGSRTSEKVKSKILELMYSWMLGLPHEVKITEAYKMLKKQGIVKCDPKLPDDAPFPLPPPRPKNVIFDDEEKSKMLARLLKSSHPEDLRAANKLIKEMVQEDQKRMEKISKRVNAIEEVNNNVKLLTEMVTNYSKGETTESSEDLMKELYQRCERMRPMLFRLASDTEDNDEALAEILQANDNLTQVINLYKQIVKGEEINGEAVGGSLRGSTSALLDLSGLDMPSAAPSYPAIPTFSGGSIAPVPEQSSSASLLDDELMSLGLNDPAPPSAQGPDNGGWNSFQVGGSSLGEKGEEWSLSQTRAREEASLQSSDSPELGPPSLPVGKADAGLRTAVPPTTTSGLDDLDLLGKTLLQQSLPPESQQVRWEKQPLPRLTLRDLQNKSGSSPSVTTNSTPPHFQSLSANFPVPLPLPSEQPAPIVVSQAPPAPSTAALPTTGLPASKAPPEISLSNVTVPLESIKPSNILPVTVYDQHGFRVLFHFAKDSLPDRPDMLVVVISMLSTAPLPIKNIIFQSAVPKVMKVKLQPPSGTELPAFNPIVPPTAITQVLLLANPQKEKVRLRYKLTFTMADQTYNEMGDVDQFPPPESWGNL
- the GGA1 gene encoding ADP-ribosylation factor-binding protein GGA1 isoform X2, giving the protein MEAETLESRINKATNPLNKDLEWDSINAFCDQLNKELEGPPLATRLLAHKIQSPQEWEAIQALTVLEACMKNCGKRFHNEVGKFRFLNELIKVVSPKYLGSRTSEKVKSKILELMYSWMLGLPHEVKITEAYKMLKKQGIVKCDPKLPDDAPFPLPPPRPKNVIFDDEEKSKMLARLLKSSHPEDLRAANKLIKEMVQEDQKRMEKISKRVNAIEEVNNNVKLLTEMVTNYSKGETTESSEDLMKELYQRCERMRPMLFRLASDTEDNDEALAEILQANDNLTQVINLYKQIVKGEEINGEAVGGSLRGSTSALLDLSGLDMPSAAPSYPAIPTFSGGSIAPVPEQSSSASLLDDELMSLGLNDPAPPSAQGPDNGGWNSFQSSDSPELGPPSLPVGKADAGLRTAVPPTTTSGLDDLDLLGKTLLQQSLPPESQQVRWEKQPLPRLTLRDLQNKSGSSPSVTTNSTPPHFQSLSANFPVPLPLPSEQPAPIVVSQAPPAPSTAALPTTGLPASKAPPEISLSNVTVPLESIKPSNILPVTVYDQHGFRVLFHFAKDSLPDRPDMLVVVISMLSTAPLPIKNIIFQSAVPKVMKVKLQPPSGTELPAFNPIVPPTAITQVLLLANPQKEKVRLRYKLTFTMADQTYNEMGDVDQFPPPESWGNL